Proteins encoded in a region of the Nostoc sp. UHCC 0926 genome:
- a CDS encoding non-ribosomal peptide synthetase, with translation MSDLIKDIANLSVEKRELLLQRLSQKKENTSRTKITSQSRDSNIFPLSFAQQRLWFLEQLEPGNPFYNQPGVVCLTGALNVAVLEQSFNEIIRRHEVLRTTFTVVERQPVQVIASTLVLKLPVVDLQKLPYADREKEVMRVATKEAQIPFNLVEGPLLRCTLLQLDEAEYVLLFTMHHIISDGWSKGILIREMAALYEAFSTGQLSPLAELPIQYADFAAWQRQWLQAEILQSQISYWKKQLEGASATLELPTDYPRPAIQTFRGTTYSFELSVELSQALKKLSQQQGTTLFMTLLAAFQTLLWRYTGQEDIVVGSPIANRNRADIEGLIGFFVNILVLRTNLAGNPTFKELLTRVREMALGVYAHQDLPFEQLVEELQPQRSLNHTPLFQVMFALQNAPISALELPGVTLSLLESDSGSAKFDLTLDVTETAQGLVGILEYNTDLFEAGTIRQMAGHLQTLLSGIVANPQQRLSELPLLAEVEKALLVKWNDTQAEYPKDQCIHQLFEAQVERTPDAVAVVFEDEQLTYCELNDRANQLAHYLRSLGVKAEVLVGICVERSLSMVIGLLGILKAGGAYVPLDPIYPKERLALMLQDGQIPVLLTKQALLNALPKNKFKIVCLDSDWTIIAQESQEDLFNLTQPENLAYLIYTSGSTGTPKGVMIQHRSLVNYTETACLEYEIKLQERILQFASISFDAAAEEIFPCLVQGATLVLRTDAMLNSIQNFLQQCRNLGLTVLDLPTAFWHQVTDEVSTTNLTLPEALRLVIIGGEKAEPSRLEAWQQQVGQRVRLVNSYGPTETTIVATICDLCESISVQTDKRELPIGQAIRNTETYVLDPYLQLVPVGVPGELYIGGVGVARGYLNQPELTALAFIPNPYTTEPGARIYKTGDLVRYRPDGNIEFLKRIDHQVKIRGFRIELREIEALLNQHPAVQEAVVVARQDETDYKRLVAYVVSNIKDVIVEGQTPPREFNTQQVSQWQAVFDSLYNQIDPEQQSGFYIKGWESSYTGLPIPDQEVHEWMEQTVERILALQPTRVLEIGSGGSGLMLFRIARNCTQYCATDISENALHILQQQFNKLGQDLPGVSFIQKAADDFTAINTGTFDTVFIVSVAQYFPSVDYLLKVLEGAVNVVQSGGFIFLGDVRNLCLLEAFHTSVQLHRAPASLSVLELQQRVQKQIFAEKQLLIDPAFFIALKQHLPKISHVEIHLERGYSHNELTKFRYDVILHVEHEVYPTVEISWLNWQEAKLTLSSVRQLIVETQPDILGITGVPNARVLADIQAVELLKNSEGLTNTGDLREALQRTVSTGVDPEELWALSEELPYTINISWLDSSVDGQYQVVFKKHTTELIMKSIAVIPPCTKKTTSPQSWSDYANTPLQAMSTTHLVSLLRQHLGSKLPEYMVPSAFVMLNALPLTPNGKVDRRVLPSAEGLRPELETAYVMPQTELEQTIANIWHKALNVEKVGIHDNFFELGGHSLLIVQIHSQLCEIFKTDLSMLDMFRYPTISSLVEYFSQANNKISSSGDINIQTEKLKQGKYQQSKRLQKMKLIANSTGIDEE, from the coding sequence ATGAGCGACTTAATTAAAGATATTGCTAATCTTTCTGTGGAGAAACGTGAGCTTCTTCTGCAACGACTCAGCCAGAAAAAAGAGAATACCTCTCGAACAAAAATCACGTCTCAAAGTCGAGATTCCAACATTTTCCCTCTGTCTTTCGCCCAACAACGACTATGGTTCCTTGAACAGTTAGAGCCAGGAAACCCCTTTTACAATCAACCCGGCGTCGTGTGTCTGACAGGAGCGCTCAATGTAGCCGTACTAGAGCAAAGTTTTAATGAAATTATACGTCGCCATGAAGTCCTACGCACTACTTTTACTGTTGTCGAGCGGCAACCAGTCCAAGTCATCGCTTCGACTCTAGTATTAAAGCTGCCAGTAGTTGACTTACAAAAACTTCCTTACGCAGATCGTGAGAAAGAGGTTATGCGCGTCGCTACTAAGGAAGCTCAAATACCGTTCAACCTAGTAGAGGGTCCGCTACTGCGATGTACTCTCCTACAACTGGACGAGGCAGAATACGTGTTGCTGTTTACAATGCATCACATTATCTCTGATGGCTGGTCAAAAGGGATACTCATTCGTGAAATGGCAGCGCTTTATGAAGCCTTTTCTACTGGACAACTTTCACCGTTAGCTGAACTGCCAATCCAATATGCAGACTTCGCAGCTTGGCAGCGACAATGGTTGCAAGCAGAGATACTACAATCCCAGATATCTTACTGGAAAAAGCAGTTAGAGGGGGCATCGGCAACACTAGAGTTACCCACTGACTACCCACGGCCTGCCATTCAAACTTTCCGGGGTACTACTTATTCATTCGAGCTATCTGTCGAGCTATCACAAGCCCTGAAGAAATTGAGCCAGCAGCAAGGAACTACCTTGTTTATGACTCTACTGGCAGCTTTTCAGACTTTGTTATGGCGATACACAGGGCAAGAAGATATTGTGGTCGGTTCACCCATTGCCAACCGCAATCGTGCGGACATAGAAGGGTTAATTGGATTTTTTGTTAATATCCTGGTACTGCGAACCAATTTGGCAGGTAATCCCACTTTCAAAGAGCTACTGACTCGTGTGCGGGAAATGGCATTGGGAGTTTATGCCCACCAAGATTTGCCTTTTGAGCAGTTAGTAGAAGAACTGCAACCACAGCGTTCTTTGAATCATACGCCACTGTTCCAGGTGATGTTTGCGCTTCAAAATGCACCGATATCGGCATTAGAGTTGCCTGGTGTGACTTTAAGTCTTCTAGAAAGCGACAGTGGCAGTGCAAAGTTTGATTTGACCCTGGATGTGACAGAAACAGCACAAGGACTAGTTGGCATTCTGGAGTACAATACTGACTTATTCGAGGCAGGCACTATCCGGCAAATGGCAGGGCATTTGCAAACGTTACTCTCTGGGATTGTCGCTAATCCACAGCAGCGACTCTCAGAGTTACCGTTGTTAGCTGAAGTCGAGAAAGCGCTGTTAGTGAAGTGGAATGATACTCAGGCTGAGTATCCTAAAGACCAGTGTATTCATCAGTTGTTTGAAGCCCAGGTGGAACGGACACCCGATGCAGTGGCTGTGGTGTTTGAAGATGAGCAATTGACCTACTGTGAACTCAACGATCGCGCAAACCAACTGGCGCACTACCTGCGCTCCTTGGGAGTCAAAGCAGAGGTACTGGTGGGAATTTGTGTAGAGCGATCGCTCTCTATGGTCATCGGGCTGTTGGGCATCCTCAAAGCAGGAGGTGCTTATGTACCTCTCGACCCAATATATCCGAAAGAGCGATTGGCCCTCATGTTACAGGATGGTCAGATACCAGTTCTCTTGACCAAACAGGCACTGCTGAATGCACTTCCCAAAAACAAATTTAAAATCGTGTGTCTGGATTCAGACTGGACAATCATTGCCCAGGAAAGTCAAGAAGACCTGTTTAATCTAACTCAACCTGAAAACTTAGCTTATCTAATTTATACTTCTGGCTCTACTGGAACCCCTAAGGGGGTAATGATACAGCATCGCTCTTTGGTGAACTATACCGAAACTGCATGTTTAGAATATGAAATAAAATTGCAAGAGCGCATACTACAGTTTGCCTCAATCAGTTTCGATGCAGCAGCAGAAGAAATCTTTCCATGTCTTGTGCAAGGTGCTACCCTAGTACTACGCACTGATGCAATGTTGAATTCTATACAAAATTTCTTACAACAATGTCGTAATTTGGGACTGACAGTACTCGACTTGCCCACAGCTTTTTGGCACCAAGTCACAGATGAAGTGTCTACTACGAATTTAACACTACCTGAAGCACTACGATTAGTTATCATAGGAGGCGAAAAAGCTGAACCCTCACGCCTAGAAGCTTGGCAGCAGCAAGTAGGTCAACGAGTGCGGTTGGTCAATAGCTACGGTCCCACAGAAACAACTATTGTGGCAACAATCTGCGACTTGTGTGAGTCAATATCTGTTCAGACAGATAAGCGCGAATTGCCAATCGGGCAGGCAATTAGAAATACTGAAACTTACGTACTTGACCCTTATCTGCAACTTGTTCCAGTGGGTGTTCCTGGAGAACTTTATATAGGGGGAGTGGGTGTGGCGCGAGGTTATCTCAACCAACCAGAGTTGACAGCTCTTGCATTCATACCCAATCCATACACTACAGAACCTGGAGCACGTATTTACAAGACGGGCGATTTGGTTCGCTACCGACCGGATGGGAATATAGAGTTTCTAAAGCGCATCGACCATCAAGTGAAAATTCGTGGCTTCCGCATTGAGCTCAGAGAGATCGAAGCTTTACTGAATCAACATCCTGCTGTTCAGGAAGCTGTAGTCGTAGCTAGGCAAGATGAGACAGATTATAAGCGTTTGGTGGCTTATGTAGTTTCAAATATTAAAGATGTTATTGTGGAGGGACAAACGCCACCAAGAGAGTTTAACACTCAGCAAGTATCCCAGTGGCAGGCAGTCTTTGATAGCCTCTACAACCAGATAGACCCAGAGCAACAGTCGGGTTTCTATATTAAAGGCTGGGAAAGTAGTTACACAGGCTTGCCTATCCCCGATCAAGAAGTGCATGAGTGGATGGAGCAAACAGTTGAGCGGATTTTGGCTTTACAGCCAACCCGTGTACTGGAAATTGGTTCTGGTGGTAGCGGTCTAATGCTTTTCCGAATTGCTCGTAATTGCACACAATACTGTGCAACAGACATCTCAGAAAATGCTTTGCATATTCTCCAGCAACAGTTCAACAAGTTAGGGCAAGATCTGCCTGGGGTAAGTTTCATCCAGAAGGCAGCAGATGACTTCACAGCGATAAATACGGGTACGTTCGACACAGTATTCATAGTCTCAGTAGCCCAATACTTCCCGAGTGTTGACTACTTATTGAAAGTGTTGGAAGGTGCTGTAAATGTGGTACAGTCTGGAGGCTTTATCTTTTTGGGAGATGTTCGCAACCTATGCTTATTAGAGGCTTTTCATACCTCTGTTCAGCTACATCGGGCACCAGCCTCCCTCTCTGTACTGGAGTTACAGCAGCGCGTGCAAAAGCAAATATTTGCAGAAAAGCAATTGCTTATTGACCCAGCTTTCTTCATCGCGTTAAAACAGCATCTACCCAAGATTAGCCATGTGGAAATTCATCTCGAACGCGGGTATTCTCATAATGAGTTGACTAAATTCCGCTACGATGTGATTCTTCATGTAGAACATGAAGTTTATCCTACAGTAGAAATTTCATGGTTAAATTGGCAGGAAGCAAAGTTGACGCTTTCATCTGTCCGTCAATTAATTGTAGAGACTCAACCGGATATTTTAGGAATTACTGGTGTACCTAATGCTCGTGTTCTGGCAGATATCCAAGCTGTGGAATTACTCAAAAACTCTGAAGGTCTCACAAATACTGGTGATTTACGGGAAGCTCTCCAGAGAACTGTAAGTACTGGCGTAGACCCTGAAGAACTATGGGCTTTAAGTGAAGAACTACCTTACACCATCAATATTAGCTGGTTAGATTCTAGTGTCGATGGTCAATACCAAGTGGTATTTAAAAAGCACACAACTGAATTGATAATGAAGTCTATAGCAGTGATTCCTCCTTGCACTAAAAAAACTACTAGTCCTCAGTCTTGGAGCGATTATGCCAATACCCCACTACAGGCAATGTCCACTACTCACCTTGTGTCCTTGCTACGGCAGCACTTAGGATCGAAGTTGCCTGAGTATATGGTGCCGTCAGCATTCGTGATGTTGAATGCTCTGCCGTTGACGCCAAATGGTAAAGTAGATCGCAGGGTGCTACCTTCAGCAGAGGGTCTTCGCCCAGAGTTAGAAACTGCTTACGTAATGCCACAAACTGAACTAGAGCAAACCATTGCTAATATTTGGCACAAAGCACTCAATGTAGAGAAAGTAGGTATTCACGATAACTTTTTTGAACTTGGTGGTCATTCATTGCTCATAGTTCAAATTCATAGTCAACTGTGTGAAATTTTCAAAACAGATTTATCAATGCTCGATATGTTTAGATATCCCACCATAAGCTCCTTAGTAGAGTACTTCAGTCAAGCCAATAATAAAATCTCATCTTCTGGTGACATTAATATTCAAACTGAGAAGCTGAAACAAGGTAAATATCAACAAAGCAAACGTCTTCAAAAAATGAAATTAATCGCAAATAGTACAGGAATTGACGAAGAATGA
- a CDS encoding SDR family oxidoreductase: MNNSTASSPRNGSEIAIIGMGGRFPEAKNIDEFWKNLQNGIESISFFTDEELLSSGIDSSVLSDPNYVKAQATLKDVEFFDASFFGFNPREAEITDPQHRLFLECAWEALENAGYDSETYKGSIGVYAGSSLSDYLIKLYLNQNIIQSLSHDQLVIGCDKDYLTTRVSYKLNLDGPSYTVQTACSTSLVAVHLACQSLLNGECDIALAGGVSIRLARKAGYLYTEGGIQSPDGHCRAFDTKAQGTVSGEGVGIVVLKRLEEALADGDCIHAVIKGSAINNDGSFKVSYTAPRIDTQAKVIRTAQIIAEVEPQTITYIEAHGTATPIGDPIEIAALTQAFRSSTRKKGFCAIGSVKTNIGHLDAAAGVAGLIKTTLALKHKQIPPSLHFQEPSPQIDFINSPFYVNNSLSDWKTNINGIPRRAGVSSFGIGGTNAHAILEEAPVVEPSGSSRPWQLLLFSAKTSTAIKTVTTNIAAHLQQHTLNLADVAYTLKVGRRAFNHRRMVVCQNLDDAVKVLSSEDPQQVFTHYQESCNRPVVFMFSGQGAQYVNMGRELYQSEPIFREQVDQCCEVLKPHIGLDLRTVLYPSEQQAQQATQQLLQTAITQPALFVIEYALAQLWMVWGVQPEAMIGHSIGEYVAATLAGVFSLEDALALVAQRGKLIQQLPTGAMLSVQLPEDEVQPLLEPELSLAASNSPSSCVVSGSTEAVEKLQQQLQEKGAGCRRLHTSHAFHSQMMEPIIDQYTQNLQLVKLNPPQIPFVSNVSGTWITQAEATDPNYWATHLRQPVRFSEGVTELFKQPKRIFLEVGSGRTLSTFTKQHQQEELIALTSLRHPQEQQSDVAFLLNTLGRLWLFGVQIDWSSFYTHERRHRIPLPTYPFERQRYWIETNPETNLATVSQKPLHKKQNIADWFYVPSWKHCLLPVQARDVTSTDQKSYWLVFIDDVGVGSQIAKQLEQQGHDVITVTVGEQFTKQSDRLYAINPQASNDYDTLLKELSTLDLNPNAIAHFWSLTPNKGKESPHQFFDECQNLGFYSLLFLVQALGKQEITDSLQILAVTNNVQEVNGDEKLCPEKATVLGICKVIPQEYSNITCRSIDIVIPELRTSQENQLIDQLLAEFTHNASENVVAYRSKHRWVQTFEPVQLEKPESGTIPLREGGVYLITGGLGGIGLVLAEYLAQTVRAKLVLTGRSGLPQNNEWSQWLATHDENDHVSRKIKKVQALEALGAQVLVCSADIAYEEQMRAVMSQASKRFGQIHGVIHAAGIGGGGLIQFQTTEKVASVFASKVKGTQVLDILFKDVQLDFLVLCSSHISILAGPGRVDYCTANAFLDAFAHHNTSRHSPFTVSINWENWLEVGMSVDEALRQNLKPEEVLANAMSSKEGVDAFSRILCKRLPQVIVSPENFHVWIERSNANFASVASSALERVEKARPSKPVHPRPQLSNAYVVPRNEVEQTFADIWQQLIGIEQIGIHDNFFDLGGDSLVGILVSARSHKAGFRINPQQIFEHQTIAELAAVADTTQVIQAEQGLVTDLVPLAPMQHWFFEQNQPQAHHWNQAVLLEALQVIDAVLLEQAFRQVLVHHDALRLRFMSSESGWQQVNASPEEVIPFTRLDLSAFSREVQKSAIETTAAETQASLNLSTGPIVRVVLFELGANSSSRLLVVIHHLAVDFGSWRILLEDIQSAYQQLSQGQTIQLPQKTTSFKQWSFQLKEYAHSTKLQQEMDYWLSELNKQVSCLPMDYPRGINTVASVQTVSVAMNAEETQALLQEIPSLYRTNIQEVLLTALAQAFAQWTGVNSLLVDLEGNGREATIDHVDISRTVGWFTTIYPVLLDLENANNPGDALKVVKEQFRCISNQGIDYGVLRYLSKDAGVTEKIRSLPQAEVIFLYLGQFGKSLPQSTFFRPTGEFSGPEHSPQGTRSHLLEVTGSVTEDQLALSWKYSSNVHRRETIEKLSHSFVEALKSLIIHSQYKKAGGYIPSDFSAAKISQENLSKLLAQAGQSDRENS, from the coding sequence ATGAATAATTCGACAGCATCTTCTCCAAGGAATGGCTCAGAAATAGCTATTATCGGTATGGGAGGACGTTTTCCTGAAGCCAAAAATATTGATGAATTTTGGAAAAATCTCCAGAATGGAATAGAATCAATCTCTTTTTTCACCGATGAAGAACTCTTGTCATCAGGGATAGATTCATCTGTCTTAAGTGATCCTAACTATGTAAAAGCACAGGCTACATTAAAAGATGTAGAATTTTTTGACGCTTCATTCTTTGGCTTTAATCCCAGAGAAGCAGAAATCACTGATCCGCAACACCGGCTTTTTTTAGAGTGTGCTTGGGAAGCCCTTGAAAATGCTGGATATGACTCAGAAACTTACAAAGGTAGCATTGGTGTTTATGCCGGATCTAGTTTGAGTGACTACTTAATCAAGCTTTATTTAAATCAAAATATTATACAATCTCTTTCTCATGACCAACTAGTGATTGGATGTGACAAAGATTATTTAACCACACGCGTTTCTTACAAACTCAATCTGGATGGACCGAGTTATACTGTTCAAACAGCCTGCTCGACTTCATTAGTTGCTGTCCACTTGGCTTGCCAAAGTTTGCTGAATGGTGAATGTGATATTGCTTTGGCTGGTGGAGTTTCTATCAGATTGGCAAGAAAAGCTGGATATCTTTACACAGAAGGAGGTATACAATCTCCTGATGGACACTGCCGCGCCTTTGATACTAAAGCACAAGGAACTGTTAGCGGTGAGGGTGTAGGCATTGTGGTATTAAAGCGATTAGAGGAGGCTCTTGCCGATGGTGATTGCATTCATGCTGTCATCAAAGGTTCAGCCATCAATAATGATGGTTCGTTCAAAGTTAGCTATACAGCCCCCCGTATCGATACCCAAGCAAAAGTTATTAGAACGGCTCAAATCATCGCGGAAGTAGAACCTCAGACAATTACTTATATTGAGGCACACGGCACAGCAACACCCATAGGAGATCCCATTGAAATTGCAGCGCTGACACAAGCTTTTCGCTCCAGTACTCGGAAGAAGGGATTCTGTGCAATTGGTTCAGTTAAAACCAATATCGGACATTTGGACGCTGCTGCTGGTGTGGCTGGATTGATCAAAACCACGCTAGCACTTAAGCACAAACAGATACCACCCAGCTTGCATTTTCAAGAACCATCACCTCAGATTGATTTTATTAACAGTCCTTTTTACGTTAATAACTCTCTTTCTGATTGGAAGACAAACATAAACGGTATTCCGCGTCGCGCTGGAGTTAGTTCCTTTGGGATAGGGGGAACAAATGCCCATGCGATTCTGGAAGAAGCCCCAGTTGTCGAGCCATCAGGTTCTTCGCGTCCCTGGCAGTTGTTGCTGTTCTCAGCTAAGACTAGTACAGCGATAAAAACTGTCACAACTAATATAGCTGCTCATCTCCAGCAGCATACTTTGAACTTGGCTGATGTCGCTTACACTCTAAAGGTAGGTCGCCGAGCTTTTAACCATCGCCGCATGGTAGTGTGTCAAAATCTCGATGATGCTGTGAAGGTACTGAGTAGTGAAGATCCACAACAAGTATTCACCCACTATCAAGAATCATGTAATCGCCCTGTAGTCTTTATGTTTTCTGGACAAGGGGCGCAGTACGTAAATATGGGCAGGGAACTTTACCAGAGTGAACCCATCTTCAGAGAGCAAGTTGATCAGTGTTGTGAAGTATTAAAACCTCATATTGGGCTGGATTTGCGTACTGTGCTTTATCCAAGTGAACAACAGGCTCAACAAGCAACACAGCAGTTACTACAAACTGCTATTACTCAACCAGCACTGTTTGTGATTGAGTATGCCCTAGCTCAGTTGTGGATGGTATGGGGTGTACAACCTGAGGCAATGATTGGTCACAGTATTGGGGAATATGTGGCAGCCACTCTGGCTGGAGTTTTCTCCCTCGAAGATGCCCTGGCACTGGTAGCGCAGCGAGGAAAACTGATCCAGCAGTTGCCAACTGGTGCAATGCTGTCGGTTCAACTTCCAGAAGACGAGGTACAACCCTTATTGGAACCAGAACTATCTTTAGCTGCGAGCAATAGTCCCTCCTCCTGTGTAGTGTCGGGTTCTACAGAAGCAGTAGAAAAATTGCAACAGCAGCTACAAGAAAAAGGTGCAGGCTGTCGGCGACTGCATACTTCCCATGCCTTTCATTCCCAGATGATGGAACCCATCATAGACCAATATACACAGAACTTACAACTCGTCAAACTCAATCCTCCTCAAATTCCATTTGTCTCCAACGTTAGTGGGACATGGATTACACAAGCTGAAGCCACAGACCCCAACTATTGGGCGACGCATCTACGGCAGCCAGTGCGCTTTAGCGAAGGGGTCACGGAGTTGTTCAAACAACCAAAGCGAATCTTCCTAGAAGTTGGTTCAGGGCGGACGTTAAGCACTTTTACTAAACAGCATCAACAGGAAGAATTAATAGCGCTGACATCACTACGTCATCCCCAGGAACAACAGTCAGATGTGGCATTTTTACTTAATACTTTAGGTCGGTTATGGCTTTTCGGTGTTCAAATCGATTGGTCTAGTTTTTACACGCATGAACGGCGTCATCGCATCCCTCTACCGACGTATCCATTTGAGCGTCAGCGTTACTGGATTGAGACAAACCCTGAAACTAACCTAGCTACGGTATCACAAAAACCATTACACAAAAAGCAAAATATTGCGGACTGGTTTTATGTTCCTTCTTGGAAACACTGTTTGCTCCCCGTGCAGGCGCGAGATGTAACATCAACAGACCAAAAGTCATACTGGTTAGTCTTTATTGATGATGTTGGAGTAGGTTCTCAAATTGCCAAACAACTCGAACAGCAAGGCCATGATGTCATCACCGTCACAGTAGGAGAACAATTTACCAAGCAGAGCGATCGCCTCTACGCAATTAATCCACAAGCTAGCAATGATTATGATACTTTGCTTAAAGAACTTAGCACGTTGGATTTAAATCCAAATGCGATCGCCCATTTTTGGAGTCTTACACCGAACAAGGGGAAAGAATCACCGCATCAGTTCTTTGATGAATGTCAAAATTTAGGTTTCTATAGTCTACTTTTCCTCGTGCAGGCGCTGGGAAAACAGGAAATTACTGATTCCCTCCAAATTCTAGCAGTGACCAACAATGTGCAGGAAGTGAATGGCGATGAAAAGTTATGCCCTGAAAAGGCGACTGTTTTGGGAATATGTAAGGTCATTCCACAAGAGTACTCCAACATCACCTGCCGTAGCATTGATATAGTCATTCCTGAATTACGGACTTCTCAAGAAAATCAACTTATAGACCAACTCCTGGCAGAATTCACTCATAATGCTTCTGAGAATGTGGTTGCCTACCGTAGCAAGCATCGATGGGTGCAAACTTTTGAGCCAGTACAACTGGAGAAACCAGAGTCGGGAACAATACCTCTAAGGGAAGGAGGAGTGTACCTGATTACTGGTGGTCTTGGGGGAATTGGCTTGGTGCTGGCAGAATATCTAGCACAGACAGTGCGTGCCAAACTGGTTCTGACAGGGCGTTCAGGTCTTCCCCAAAACAATGAGTGGTCTCAATGGTTAGCAACTCATGATGAGAATGATCATGTGAGCCGCAAAATTAAGAAAGTGCAGGCATTAGAGGCGTTAGGTGCTCAAGTTCTAGTTTGCAGCGCTGATATTGCCTATGAAGAACAAATGCGGGCTGTGATGAGTCAGGCATCAAAGCGCTTTGGTCAGATTCATGGTGTAATCCATGCGGCAGGAATTGGAGGTGGTGGTTTAATTCAATTCCAGACAACAGAAAAGGTAGCAAGTGTTTTTGCATCCAAAGTAAAAGGAACACAAGTGCTTGATATTCTTTTCAAGGATGTTCAGCTAGATTTTCTGGTATTGTGTTCATCTCACATATCGATATTAGCAGGACCTGGGCGGGTAGACTATTGCACAGCAAATGCTTTTCTTGATGCTTTCGCTCACCACAATACTTCCAGACATAGCCCATTCACTGTATCTATTAACTGGGAGAATTGGTTAGAGGTGGGGATGTCAGTAGACGAAGCGTTGCGACAGAATCTCAAACCTGAAGAAGTTTTAGCGAACGCAATGTCTTCCAAGGAAGGCGTGGATGCCTTTAGCCGCATTCTTTGTAAAAGACTACCACAGGTAATAGTGTCGCCGGAGAATTTCCATGTTTGGATTGAGCGGAGCAATGCTAATTTTGCGTCCGTAGCATCTAGTGCCTTGGAAAGAGTAGAGAAGGCTCGTCCATCCAAACCAGTACACCCACGACCTCAACTAAGCAATGCTTATGTAGTTCCTAGAAATGAGGTCGAGCAAACTTTTGCTGATATCTGGCAACAATTGATAGGTATTGAGCAGATTGGTATACACGATAACTTCTTTGATTTGGGCGGGGATTCCCTTGTTGGCATTCTGGTCAGTGCTAGATCTCATAAAGCAGGCTTCCGGATTAACCCTCAACAGATATTTGAGCATCAGACAATTGCTGAGTTAGCAGCAGTGGCAGATACAACACAAGTGATACAGGCTGAACAGGGCTTAGTAACTGATTTAGTTCCCCTAGCGCCCATGCAGCACTGGTTCTTTGAACAGAATCAGCCCCAAGCACACCACTGGAACCAGGCAGTTTTGCTAGAGGCACTGCAAGTCATTGATGCAGTTTTGTTGGAGCAGGCATTCCGGCAAGTACTAGTGCACCACGATGCACTTCGCCTGAGATTTATGTCCTCTGAATCTGGCTGGCAGCAGGTCAACGCTAGCCCCGAAGAGGTTATACCATTTACACGTCTGGATTTGTCGGCATTCTCAAGAGAGGTTCAAAAATCTGCTATTGAAACAACTGCTGCAGAAACACAAGCCAGTCTGAACTTGTCAACAGGACCGATTGTGCGGGTTGTCCTCTTTGAACTGGGTGCCAACTCTTCAAGCCGCTTGCTAGTTGTCATCCACCACTTAGCGGTAGATTTCGGGTCTTGGCGAATCTTGTTAGAAGATATCCAGAGTGCTTATCAGCAACTCAGTCAGGGTCAGACAATTCAGCTTCCGCAGAAGACAACTTCCTTCAAGCAGTGGTCTTTCCAATTAAAGGAGTATGCTCACTCAACCAAGCTGCAGCAAGAGATGGATTACTGGTTGAGCGAACTTAACAAACAAGTTTCCTGCCTACCGATGGATTATCCTAGAGGTATTAACACTGTAGCATCAGTTCAAACAGTATCAGTAGCGATGAATGCAGAAGAGACTCAAGCGCTGCTACAGGAGATTCCATCGCTTTATAGAACCAATATACAAGAGGTTCTGCTCACTGCTCTTGCACAAGCTTTTGCACAATGGACAGGTGTCAACTCGCTGCTAGTTGATCTAGAAGGAAATGGGCGGGAGGCAACTATAGATCATGTAGATATATCGCGGACAGTAGGTTGGTTCACTACAATCTATCCTGTACTTTTGGATTTAGAGAATGCTAACAATCCAGGAGATGCATTGAAAGTCGTTAAAGAGCAATTTCGTTGCATTTCTAATCAAGGCATTGATTATGGAGTGCTACGCTACCTGAGTAAAGATGCGGGAGTTACTGAGAAAATTCGGTCACTTCCTCAAGCAGAGGTTATTTTCCTTTACCTTGGTCAATTTGGTAAAAGCTTGCCTCAGTCAACTTTTTTCAGACCGACTGGAGAATTTAGTGGACCGGAGCACAGTCCACAAGGAACTCGCTCTCATCTGCTAGAGGTGACTGGGTCGGTTACTGAAGACCAGTTAGCACTGTCTTGGAAGTATAGCTCTAATGTGCATCGACGTGAGACTATAGAAAAACTATCTCATAGTTTTGTAGAAGCGCTCAAGTCTCTTATCATCCACTCTCAATATAAAAAAGCAGGAGGGTATATCCCTTCAGACTTTTCCGCAGCAAAGATAAGCCAAGAAAATTTGAGTAAGTTGTTGGCTCAGGCTGGTCAATCAGACAGGGAGAATTCTTAA